A genomic window from Cloacibacillus evryensis DSM 19522 includes:
- the dnaB gene encoding replicative DNA helicase, which produces MENGSGIDRIPPFNLEAERSVLGSCLIDAEALNAVMEGLSAEDFYDPRHRKVFEVMESMAARNVAVDSLTFRDEIKKQNLEERLGGISFIASLMESVTTTANIEYHIGIVRDKSIHRSLIVVGSDISKLGFSDEVEVDDALETAEQRVFEIARTGKTTNIRSTREVLTSAMADIEKRLAGGLAVTGVPSGFKDFDSMSAGLQPGGLYILAARPSMGKTAFAINIAQYAAMQENIPVLVFSLEMSAEQIVQRMLSSEAKVNLRALFETKRQQNEQWKRLKDAAAAIEKSPVFIDDSSPLNTMELRGRCRRFFAKHGEGRGLIVVDYLQLMQAARRIENRTQEVSEISRTLKSIAREFKVPVLALSQLSRDVEKREKKKPQLSDLRESGAIEQDADMVIFLYREAYYAQENDTNDATAEVIIAKNRNGPTGKVDLVFFREFARFENGYSSGY; this is translated from the coding sequence TTGGAAAACGGTAGCGGCATAGACAGAATACCGCCGTTCAACCTCGAAGCGGAGAGGTCTGTCCTGGGTTCGTGCCTCATTGACGCCGAGGCCCTGAACGCCGTCATGGAGGGGCTCTCCGCCGAGGATTTTTACGATCCGCGCCACCGCAAGGTCTTTGAGGTTATGGAGTCCATGGCGGCGCGCAATGTCGCCGTCGATTCTCTCACATTCAGGGATGAAATAAAGAAGCAGAACCTTGAGGAACGCCTGGGGGGAATATCTTTCATCGCCTCGCTGATGGAATCGGTGACGACGACGGCGAATATCGAATATCACATCGGTATCGTGCGCGACAAGTCGATACACCGCTCGCTCATCGTTGTCGGCAGCGATATTTCTAAGCTCGGTTTCAGCGATGAGGTCGAGGTGGACGACGCGCTGGAGACCGCGGAACAGCGGGTCTTCGAGATCGCGCGGACCGGCAAGACCACAAATATACGTTCCACGCGCGAGGTGCTGACGTCGGCGATGGCCGATATAGAAAAGCGTCTCGCGGGGGGGCTCGCCGTCACCGGCGTGCCCTCTGGATTCAAAGATTTTGACAGCATGTCCGCCGGCCTGCAGCCTGGCGGGCTTTACATATTGGCGGCACGCCCCTCGATGGGAAAGACGGCCTTTGCGATAAACATCGCGCAGTACGCCGCGATGCAGGAGAATATCCCCGTCCTCGTCTTCAGCCTTGAAATGTCGGCGGAGCAGATAGTCCAGCGAATGCTCTCCTCGGAGGCGAAGGTCAATCTCCGGGCTCTCTTTGAGACCAAGCGCCAGCAGAACGAACAGTGGAAACGGCTGAAGGATGCCGCGGCGGCGATCGAAAAGAGCCCGGTCTTTATCGACGACAGCTCGCCGCTGAATACGATGGAGCTGCGCGGCCGCTGCCGCCGCTTTTTCGCGAAGCACGGCGAGGGGCGCGGGCTCATCGTCGTAGACTACCTGCAGCTGATGCAGGCGGCGCGCCGGATAGAGAACCGCACCCAGGAGGTCTCGGAGATCTCACGCACGCTGAAGAGCATCGCGCGCGAATTCAAGGTGCCGGTGCTCGCGCTCTCGCAGCTTTCGCGCGACGTTGAAAAACGCGAAAAAAAGAAGCCGCAGCTTTCGGACCTGAGGGAAAGCGGCGCGATCGAGCAGGACGCCGACATGGTGATCTTCCTCTACCGCGAGGCCTACTACGCGCAGGAGAACGACACGAACGACGCGACGGCCGAGGTCATCATCGCGAAAAACCGCAACGGCCCCACCGGAAAGGTAGACCTCGTCTTCTTCCGCGAATTCGCGCGGTTCGAGAACGGATACAGCAGCGGATACTAA
- the rplI gene encoding 50S ribosomal protein L9: MKVILKQDVAKVGKKGDLVEVSDGYGRNFLVGRGLGEEATPGRLREYQEFQKTQKARDDKRQKSAEEMKKKLGGKLVSVKVSAGEGGKLFGSVTSAQVAEALSAQFGAGIDKKDIKLDESIKQAGSYAFRIKLYPGVEAEMTLKVESE, from the coding sequence ATGAAGGTCATTTTAAAACAGGATGTCGCAAAGGTTGGTAAAAAGGGAGATCTGGTTGAGGTTTCGGACGGATACGGACGCAACTTCCTCGTCGGACGCGGTCTCGGCGAAGAGGCGACGCCGGGAAGGCTGCGCGAATATCAGGAGTTCCAGAAGACGCAGAAGGCGCGCGACGACAAGCGACAGAAGTCGGCGGAGGAGATGAAGAAGAAGCTCGGCGGAAAGCTCGTCTCCGTAAAGGTCAGCGCTGGCGAGGGCGGGAAGCTCTTCGGCAGCGTAACTTCGGCCCAGGTGGCGGAGGCCCTTTCGGCGCAGTTTGGAGCCGGCATAGACAAGAAAGATATCAAGCTTGACGAGTCGATCAAGCAGGCCGGCTCATACGCCTTCAGGATAAAGCTCTATCCCGGCGTCGAAGCCGAGATGACGCTCAAGGTGGAGAGCGAATAG
- a CDS encoding DUF2232 domain-containing protein, with product MKGKVIFEWFFWVLLSALMFGAGIDIAFLSPLIILAAPAPMMILVCRQGVREGALGALFGTVFVYAFMGPVSAFLYTCEFGLLGLLMGILIVKVQNGADYVVLAIAVSLAVKMLLMGVFTYAAGVNPFVMTPEAARGLASSVAAALSHGGVPVSPEAVNAYVETMAQTVSLMMPAMLILFAAADTIAGYVLTRLYFKRVGGVKLPLLPPFVHWRFPKNIFWALLAALVLDMLSKAFPDEGLYRMLSLNLMEVLRGIFLIEGLSLLWYFMSAHKLNRAVRVALTLFCAFFAPVSYVLSMVGIFDIWYDLRKRIKLRRK from the coding sequence GTGAAAGGTAAAGTTATTTTTGAGTGGTTTTTCTGGGTATTGCTCAGCGCCCTGATGTTTGGGGCCGGTATTGACATCGCCTTTCTGTCGCCTCTTATCATTCTTGCGGCTCCGGCGCCGATGATGATACTTGTCTGCCGGCAGGGAGTGCGCGAGGGGGCGCTTGGCGCGCTTTTCGGGACGGTCTTCGTCTACGCGTTTATGGGTCCCGTCTCCGCTTTCCTGTATACCTGCGAATTCGGCTTGCTCGGGCTTTTGATGGGCATTCTGATCGTCAAGGTGCAGAACGGGGCTGACTATGTCGTTCTCGCGATCGCCGTTTCGCTGGCGGTTAAGATGCTGCTGATGGGCGTGTTCACCTATGCCGCCGGAGTGAATCCGTTCGTGATGACGCCGGAAGCGGCGCGGGGACTTGCCTCGTCCGTCGCGGCGGCGCTGTCGCATGGCGGCGTGCCGGTGTCGCCCGAGGCCGTGAACGCCTACGTCGAGACGATGGCGCAGACTGTTTCGCTGATGATGCCCGCGATGCTGATACTCTTCGCGGCGGCGGATACCATAGCCGGCTATGTGCTTACGCGGCTCTATTTCAAGAGGGTCGGCGGCGTGAAGCTGCCGCTTTTGCCGCCCTTCGTACACTGGCGTTTCCCAAAGAATATATTCTGGGCGCTGCTGGCGGCGCTCGTCCTCGATATGCTCTCCAAAGCTTTTCCCGACGAGGGGCTTTACCGGATGCTTTCTCTGAACCTCATGGAGGTGCTGCGCGGGATTTTCCTTATCGAAGGCCTTTCGCTGCTTTGGTATTTCATGAGCGCCCATAAGTTAAACAGGGCCGTTCGGGTGGCGCTGACGCTCTTCTGCGCCTTTTTCGCGCCCGTCTCGTACGTGCTGTCGATGGTCGGCATCTTTGACATATGGTACGATTTACGCAAGCGTATTAAATTAAGGAGGAAATAG
- the rpsR gene encoding 30S ribosomal protein S18, producing MENAFNRKRRKRRPKVCHFCVDKVEHIDYKEIDKLKKYITERSKIIPRRVTGTCAKHQRQLTRAIKRARLIALLPFTSD from the coding sequence ATGGAAAACGCATTCAACCGCAAGCGCCGCAAGCGCAGGCCGAAGGTATGCCATTTCTGTGTAGATAAAGTCGAACATATAGACTACAAGGAAATCGACAAGCTTAAGAAATATATAACGGAACGCAGCAAAATAATCCCCCGCCGTGTAACCGGTACGTGCGCGAAGCATCAGCGTCAGCTGACGCGCGCGATCAAGCGCGCGAGGCTTATCGCGCTGCTGCCCTTTACTTCCGATTAA
- a CDS encoding single-stranded DNA-binding protein has translation MSRGYNRTVLMGNLARDPDVRFTPNKQKVARITVAIGRQWKNKATGELQSHTDFIPVVAWGASADLCERYLKKGRPVLVEGRITVRDFDDIKTGQHRWVTEVVAENIVLLSSGRRDDEGSGGYQQQSYGGGQQFGYGRAPQPQSDAMAAPDMGSLRGEAGFEDDFPLDFSELGGPDSSGDVEIPF, from the coding sequence ATGTCAAGAGGATATAACAGGACCGTGCTGATGGGCAACCTAGCACGCGATCCGGACGTAAGGTTTACGCCCAACAAACAGAAAGTGGCGCGCATCACGGTAGCCATAGGACGCCAGTGGAAGAACAAGGCCACCGGCGAGCTTCAGAGCCATACGGATTTCATTCCGGTCGTGGCTTGGGGCGCATCCGCGGATCTCTGTGAGCGCTACTTGAAGAAGGGGCGCCCCGTATTGGTGGAGGGAAGGATCACAGTGCGTGATTTTGACGACATCAAGACAGGACAGCACCGTTGGGTCACGGAGGTAGTAGCTGAAAACATCGTTCTTCTGAGCTCCGGGCGCAGAGATGATGAGGGTTCGGGCGGTTATCAGCAGCAGAGTTACGGCGGAGGGCAGCAGTTCGGTTACGGACGCGCGCCGCAGCCGCAGTCGGACGCCATGGCGGCTCCCGATATGGGCAGCCTTAGAGGCGAAGCCGGCTTTGAAGATGATTTCCCGCTTGACTTTTCTGAACTCGGAGGCCCCGATTCGTCAGGAGACGTAGAGATACCGTTCTAG
- the rpsF gene encoding 30S ribosomal protein S6 produces MRSYEMVVIFKADIEDHKTVSEDTAEIVRGLGAEVEKIDLWGKKRFAYPIDKQLEGFYTLYTFKLDPAQVKEMERLLSLKPYVVRQMVVNLEER; encoded by the coding sequence GTGCGGTCTTACGAAATGGTTGTAATTTTTAAGGCTGATATCGAGGATCATAAAACAGTATCCGAGGATACGGCCGAGATCGTGCGCGGATTGGGAGCAGAGGTTGAGAAGATCGACCTGTGGGGCAAAAAGCGTTTTGCCTATCCCATCGACAAACAGCTAGAGGGTTTCTATACTCTCTACACGTTTAAGCTCGACCCCGCGCAGGTTAAGGAAATGGAACGTCTCCTTAGCCTCAAACCTTATGTTGTACGCCAGATGGTCGTCAACCTTGAGGAGAGGTAG